A genomic region of Metopolophium dirhodum isolate CAU chromosome 1, ASM1992520v1, whole genome shotgun sequence contains the following coding sequences:
- the LOC132946822 gene encoding uncharacterized protein LOC132946822, whose product MSSKILVLKLVLVQNNLIHFYNFIRVPNFYRLREKDTPVRSIYNDAVRPLMDAGYEFVAEVPTFDEVKAGFYRARKQFKWSVRDPQTVEELEIPADLVALKDGTSFIVLDATIDQTSRIIIFASASGKSALKEYSEFFIDGTFKTCSKQFTQLYTFHIAASSSFYERNAFPIVFALLSDKKQQTYHRLFEEMKNIGWNPQSVHLDFEIATINALTTIFPKIKLRGCHFHFTQCLWRKIQDVGLASVYKQNEDIRMHVRKCGAMAYLPIDKIDDAWLIIQSNAPDDVKLSEFNDYFVENWLDSATISKEMWNCYNENHRTNNIVEGWNHKFKTLVGRSHPSIWVLIEKLKTAAAESDHRLLRTELNLEGTKRNKKYTKLDERIKRIIQNFLENNDLDKCLKKLSIIVKLD is encoded by the coding sequence ATGAGCTCCAAAATACTAGTATTAAAATTGGTGTTGgtgcaaaataatttgatacatttttataattttatacgtgTACCAAATTTTTACAGATTGCGTGAAAAAGATACGCCAGTTCGTTCTATTTACAACGACGCTGTACGACCTTTAATGGACGCTGGATACGAGTTTGTCGCAGAAGTTCCTACGTTTGACGAAGTGAAAGCTGGGTTTTATCGTGcccgaaaacaatttaaatggtCTGTTCGCGATCCACAAACCGTAGAAGAACTTGAAATACCAGCTGACCTAGTAGCTTTGAAAGACGGGACTTCATTCATTGTTCTGGATGCAACTATCGACCAGACAAGCAGAATTATAATTTTCGCGTCTGCATCAGGTAAAAGTGCATTGAAAGAGTATTCCGAATTTTTTATAGATGGAACTTTTAAGACTTGTAGTAAGCAATTTACACAATTGTACACGTTTCACATAGCTGCAAGCTCTAGTTTTTACGAACGCAATGCTTTCCCCATCGTTTTTGCTCTTTTGTCCGATAAAAAGCAACAAACGTACCATCGCCTTTTTGaggaaatgaaaaatattggaTGGAATCCACAGTCCGTACACCTCGACTTCGAGATAGCTACAATAAACGCCTTAACAACtatttttcctaaaataaaattacgtgGATGCCATTTCCACTTCACACAATGTTTGTGGCGAAAAATTCAGGATGTTGGCTTAGCATCCGTATATAAACAAAATGAAGATATTCGAATGCATGTTAGGAAGTGTGGAGCAATGGCTTACCTTCCTATTGATAAAATTGACGACGCTTGGCTTATAATTCAAAGTAATGCACCTGATGACGTGAAGCTATCTGAATTTAACGactattttgttgaaaactggCTCGACTCCGCCACTATTTCTAAGGAAATGTGGAATTGTTACAATGAAAATCACCGAACCAACAACATCGTCGAAGGATGGAaccataaatttaaaacactgGTGGGAAGATCGCACCCGAGTATTTGGgttttaattgaaaaactaAAGACAGCAGCAGCAGAAAGTGACCATCGACTTTTACGCACTGAATTAAATTTAGAAGGGACTAAacgtaacaaaaaatatacaaaattggaCGAGAGAATCAAacgtattattcaaaattttttagaaaataacgATTTAGACAAATGCCTCAAAAAATTGTCGATAATCGTCAAATTAGATTAA